GACACAGCCCTCAAAGGACAGAACAAGGATAACATGTTGGAAGCAGGTCAGCAATGACCGAAGTAAGACTGAAGAAGGCCTGAGCCTCCCTATGTACCCTCCTCCCTAGTGGCCCAGAAAATGACATAGACATCACAGCCCCTAGATCTGACTTCCAGGCACTATACCCACCCTCTgcccccagggcctccaaaccTGTTTTCCAAGCATCTGGAGCATGTAGATCTGAAGTTCTCACAGCCCAAGTGGCAAAGGcgacaaacaccagacacatgtcaTTCTGGCTGAAGGTAAACGAAGCGAGAGGGCCCCGGAACTCCCCTAGGAAAGAGAAGTCCATTCTCGGCTACTCCCCTGAGACATGCCTGAATCAGATATGCCTGCCCTGAGATACCAATTGCCCTGGACACATTTGTTTGAGTCAAATGTTCCCCCATGATGTCTCTTACTCAAGACACTGGGTAGCATGTGTCATTGTTAAGTCAGGCCAATTTGAGGGACTTGCCTCTAGGACCTATTCCCTGGTGTGTAAAATAGCTTCCGAGGGAAGAGATGGGATATTTTCTCCTGGTGCTCCAGGGAGCATGGTCTTAATGGGAACATCCCCCTAGTACCTGGCCCCTAGAGGCTAGAGGAGTCCCTGCTGGCACCTGGGCTTGGACTCAGGGCAGCAGTCAATGCAGAACCGAAGCCCTGAATGGCCATCATGCCTGGGCTGTGCTGCCCCTGGACTGTGTCCTGGGATGGCTGAGAGCTTGCTCTTACCCTCCCAGCAGGTCCctgagctcccctcccccacgtaCACACCAGCTGATGGCCAGGATCTtgcccttcccctccctcatGTCCACTTGGCCTGGCTCCATGGACAGTGTGTTCTCAGTGTGTATATCTGGATAGGGCATAGGACCTGAGCAACACCTACCTGTCTCTCTGACTGTCAAGCCAAGCAGCTCTGTTGTAGCTGAGGCGGGCTCAGAGGATGTCTCAGGCTCCACTTCCCTGGAAAGTTCTGAGGTCTGCAGCTGAAGAAGGGTGTCTGGTGTCAGCACATCATCAAACCCTTCCTCACCCAAAAAATGTTCATAGGCCTCAGGGATGGAGATGGGCACCAGGTCTCCAGGAGGAGCAGCTGCCACAGCCTCAGCTCTTGGGGATGGGACTGGGGAGGGCTGCGCCTGACGCCTAGACCTCTGGGCTCCACAGTCCTGGAAGAAGAGCTCGCATGAGTCTGGCCACTGGAGCTCCCCCAGAGCCTGGCTGGCTGCGGCATCCTCCTCAACACTTTCATCCTCCTCCTCGATGGGGTCACAGAAGAAGAACTCGTAGGCCTCGGGGAGGGTCACCGCAAAGCTTTTTCTGGGTTCAAGGCCTGCTGAGGCAGAGGGAGCAGGAGGCGGCAAGTGCTTAAGGATCCGAGGCTGGGGAGATCGAGGCCCAACAGCCACGGCATCCCAGGCTGCAGATCCGCCCCGGTTCCCTGCTGCTGTCCTGGGAGCTGGGGTCCCAGATGGGGTTGGAGAGGGCAGACCTGCAGGTCTGCCTGTTCCTGACTCCTCATAGCCAGGCACAGCCACAGAGAATCGCACTTTTTTCCTCTTAGGGGTTTGTACAGGGCCAGGGAAGGTCTCCCTCAAAGGGGATCCAAAGGCACCTACTGAGAGCACCCCTCCTGGCTTCTGTTTGTGCTCCTCTGAAGGCATAACCACCTCTGTGTCCACCATGGCAGCCTCAGCCTGAGGAGCAATGGGTAAGGAAGGCATCTCAGGTATAGATACACTCACTTCACACTCAGCCTTGGAGGCAGAATGAGGCAGAGCTGTACAAGGAGCAGCCACTGAGACAGGCATAGATGAATCCAGCTCTGGCTCGACCCCTGGACCTGCTGCAGGTAGGTCCGCATGCCTGGGTGTGGAGGCAGATGGGGACCCAGCCTGATCCACCTGAGGCACAGAGTCAGGTATCGACAAAGTCGTGCTAGGTTCAGAAGCAGCTATAGAGAAGCCATTGTTGGGCTGAGGCTTAAAGGCAAGGGTAGATAAAGTCATTTCAGGCTCAGAGGCACGTGTAGACAAAGTTATGTCAGACTGAGACTTGAAGACAGATGTAATCAAAGCCATGTCTGTTTGAGGCTTGGAGGTGGGTAGAGACAGATCCACATCTGGCTTGACTGTGGAGGTATCTGGAGGAACCTCCTGGACAGATTTGGATTCCATATCTAGTTCAGCTCTGGGATTCATTCTGATTTGGTCTGAACCTTTCTTAGTTATTGGGACAGGTGTAGACAGATCCAAGCCATGCCCTTGTCTGGCAACATGTTCAGGGGCCCTGGAGCTGTGCTCAGGAGCACCAGCAGAGTCCAGCGGGGCTTTCGCCACCAGCTTTCCTGTCCCAGTTCCAAGGCCCTCCTCAGGCCTGGCCTCGGAGAGCAATGGGGAGTCCAGCTGGGCAGCAGCAGGGCCTGGGGTTCCTGTGCACTTGCCCCCCTTGGCACCCACACCACGTCTCTTCTTGCGACCAGGGCTCCGCAATGGGGCTCCAGGACTATCAGGGGGCCTCTGAGGGGCAGCATTGTGGCCAGAGGAGTCCGAACTCCGAGGGGGCTCTCCAGAGGGACTGGGGGCAGGGCCCTGCAGAAGCCTCTGCATCTTGTCTCTGGAAGTTCCTGAGCCTGCTGGGGACAAGCACTGGTTTGGAAAGGTACCGTCTGAGTAGAGGGACGGAAGAACTTCTGACAGTGTGGATGTACTGGCTGACTGCTGACCAGTCCCCAGAGCCAGGACAGGCTCACACTGAGACCTGCTGACCAGCTGCTGGGTGGCCACGTCCTCAACTTCGTAACCCTGACAGCCCTTCCCCCTAGAAGCCAGCTGCCCAGTGAAGAGGGGTGGGGGCCCAGGGGGGCTGCTGCCACTGCTATCTCCTTGGTCAATGTCACTGGACAAGAGCTCGTCACCAGAGGCCAGACCAGCCTGCAATAGGCCACACTCGTCAGCAGTAGCTGAGAACTCAGCCCAGTCCCGGTCACTGAGCTGGACGCTGTACTGGAAGTTGTCCATTGCAGATCAGCAGAAGTGCTGGAGGACTTGAGACCAGGTAGGGTCTTCACAGATCCAGGCCCCATACACACAGCAGCACACACTGATACCACCCTGCCTGCCCCGGCAGTGCCTGCCCCCTCCCTTGCAGTCCATTTCGACCTGGAAGAAGCCCAGACGATAGGTTCCACTTCTTCCAGAACCAATTCATTTGCTTTTCTGAGTCAGAAATCCTCAACTCcagctttttctatttccaaattGACTCCAAATGCTAACTTTACCATGATACATTGTCATATTCCTAAAATGAAATAGGATTTCATATTAGTGAAGTAAACTAGAAAGTGATGTTGATTACGTTTGAATAGTGTTCCCTTATATCTCTGAGATCTGTTCACTGAGGGCCTGTCTCCCTTCTCCACCTCCCTCTACAGTGATCTGTACTAAGGACCACCAACCAAGGATCAGCTCCCCCAGTGATACATCAGCCTTCGCTTGTCTCCCACTAGCAGCTGACGACAAAGGGGCTACAGTCTCTAGCAGGTGACCACAGAGGGGCTACAGTCCCCAGCAGGTGGCCACAGAGGGGCAACGGTCTCTAGAACATGACCAGACTTCTGGCTGATGACCTTCTACTAGCCTTGGCGAGGCCAAGCTTCCTGAGCTCACCAAAGTCACACCAGTACTGGCCAGCGCTGGCTCAAGGGTCTACAAGAAAGAGTCTGGTCAGAGGTCACAGAACATAAATGAGCCCCCATGAACCCCAGAAGTCACCTCTCGTTATCCTCAGGTCTGCATCCCTACCTAGTCCTGCCCAGCTGCCCAGGGCTCCATTTTGCCACATCTTAGTAAACCAAGGTGACCAGAACTGGTCAAGGACTCCAGCCTCTGTCCCTTCAGGGGCTGCACTTTGGTCCTCAGTCATCTATGAAGGGAGCTAACTAGACCCAGAGAGGTAACAGTTCACTATGGCTGGGGTGGTCCTGAGTGAGAAATCTTGGAGTCAGGACACTGTAGCTTCCTGCCCACTCCCCTCTCTGGCCCCTGGAGAGACCTCAGTAGAGGCTG
The genomic region above belongs to Jaculus jaculus isolate mJacJac1 chromosome 5, mJacJac1.mat.Y.cur, whole genome shotgun sequence and contains:
- the Perm1 gene encoding PGC-1 and ERR-induced regulator in muscle protein 1 isoform X1, whose protein sequence is MDNFQYSVQLSDRDWAEFSATADECGLLQAGLASGDELLSSDIDQGDSSGSSPPGPPPLFTGQLASRGKGCQGYEVEDVATQQLVSRSQCEPVLALGTGQQSASTSTLSEVLPSLYSDGTFPNQCLSPAGSGTSRDKMQRLLQGPAPSPSGEPPRSSDSSGHNAAPQRPPDSPGAPLRSPGRKKRRGVGAKGGKCTGTPGPAAAQLDSPLLSEARPEEGLGTGTGKLVAKAPLDSAGAPEHSSRAPEHVARQGHGLDLSTPVPITKKGSDQIRMNPRAELDMESKSVQEVPPDTSTVKPDVDLSLPTSKPQTDMALITSVFKSQSDITLSTRASEPEMTLSTLAFKPQPNNGFSIAASEPSTTLSIPDSVPQVDQAGSPSASTPRHADLPAAGPGVEPELDSSMPVSVAAPCTALPHSASKAECEVSVSIPEMPSLPIAPQAEAAMVDTEVVMPSEEHKQKPGGVLSVGAFGSPLRETFPGPVQTPKRKKVRFSVAVPGYEESGTGRPAGLPSPTPSGTPAPRTAAGNRGGSAAWDAVAVGPRSPQPRILKHLPPPAPSASAGLEPRKSFAVTLPEAYEFFFCDPIEEEDESVEEDAAASQALGELQWPDSCELFFQDCGAQRSRRQAQPSPVPSPRAEAVAAAPPGDLVPISIPEAYEHFLGEEGFDDVLTPDTLLQLQTSELSREVEPETSSEPASATTELLGLTVRETGEFRGPLASFTFSQNDMCLVFVAFATWAVRTSDLHAPDAWKTVLLANIGTISAIRYFRHQARRGHSPTRSPNSSSSPSC
- the Perm1 gene encoding PGC-1 and ERR-induced regulator in muscle protein 1 isoform X2, translating into MKEARIHASLAQRRTLILDALRKDANGTWRGTRRVSALGVHCDPRSPRAAHSQPASLHCLQSFRHSKCGKAHILERPVRHLQNPRGMPAMGSGTSRDKMQRLLQGPAPSPSGEPPRSSDSSGHNAAPQRPPDSPGAPLRSPGRKKRRGVGAKGGKCTGTPGPAAAQLDSPLLSEARPEEGLGTGTGKLVAKAPLDSAGAPEHSSRAPEHVARQGHGLDLSTPVPITKKGSDQIRMNPRAELDMESKSVQEVPPDTSTVKPDVDLSLPTSKPQTDMALITSVFKSQSDITLSTRASEPEMTLSTLAFKPQPNNGFSIAASEPSTTLSIPDSVPQVDQAGSPSASTPRHADLPAAGPGVEPELDSSMPVSVAAPCTALPHSASKAECEVSVSIPEMPSLPIAPQAEAAMVDTEVVMPSEEHKQKPGGVLSVGAFGSPLRETFPGPVQTPKRKKVRFSVAVPGYEESGTGRPAGLPSPTPSGTPAPRTAAGNRGGSAAWDAVAVGPRSPQPRILKHLPPPAPSASAGLEPRKSFAVTLPEAYEFFFCDPIEEEDESVEEDAAASQALGELQWPDSCELFFQDCGAQRSRRQAQPSPVPSPRAEAVAAAPPGDLVPISIPEAYEHFLGEEGFDDVLTPDTLLQLQTSELSREVEPETSSEPASATTELLGLTVRETGEFRGPLASFTFSQNDMCLVFVAFATWAVRTSDLHAPDAWKTVLLANIGTISAIRYFRHQARRGHSPTRSPNSSSSPSC